ATCAAATATCTAACCATGCTCATAAAATTGTGGACCTTTTAGTTCTCTTGCAGGGAAGGTGGGTATCTGGAGATGATTAGGGGAGTCTGGGTAGAGTTATAAGCTATACCACTgtaaacaaatagaaaatataagCTTGAAAATGAGGGTAAAGATAGCAATAATTCATTGCaaggattaaaataattttgcatcaAGTTGTACTGAACTGCATTACAGGGAATGTTCTTTATCTGGGGATTTTCAGGTCTGATGGTAAAATTGGATATGACAGTGGAGACTGCCCGTCCTCAGTCAATGGAGGAAATTCATCTGTACAGTTATCAAAGTTCTGTCATGAATGTGGAACAAGGTATCCAGTGGAATGGGCGAAGTTTTGCTGTGAGTGTGGAATTCGAAGAATGGTTGTATGAACCATttgcttaaaagcaaaaagaaaatgagaagtcaGAAGCATCTGCTATGTACTGCTGCATGAGAAGCTAGAGGACTCCTTCCAATTAAACTTCATGCTGCAAACATCCTGAAACATCTTATTGTAATTTTCTGAGTGCAATCTTGTGGTTACACAGTTATttataaacaaatatatatactatatataaaaatagcaGGTACTTCAAACTGTGCCGTTCAAGGAAATACTCTAAACTCtgttggaaatatttaaaattaggcttaaaaaaatgttaagtaaCTTAGCACAAGTGGTACattgttatttttctcataaatcCTACTAGAGAAAGGATTATTTAAATCACTTATGTAGGATAGTACCCATTGGGAGCTAGCCATTGAGAACTGGGGCTTCCAGAGTTTTTCTGTGGAGGCATTTCCTTCATATGTGACAGTAACATAAGATGCTATGTTTTAAGTGAAAATATGAGCAGGTCCTCATCAATTCCTAGTTTTAAGTGCAAAAAGTCTGGATCCCTTCCAATTCTTTAACAGTAATATCTTAGCTGGACTTTCCAGTTACTTCTtaggattttttaaagaatcaaaatggaaaaactACCTGACAATTCTGTTcacatttaagaagaaaagcaaggtTTTTGTCTGTGACTTTCTACGTTCTGTTTTCCAGTAAGAACTTGTTAatatttctatgtatttttaaggaCATATATGGTATTGTCATTTAAGTTCCTTTTGTTCAGAAGTACTTGTTTTCCTCCACTGTGCTCCACCATGACTAGCAAAACTAAAAGTCTTGTGTTTTTTGTCTTCAAAGATTTCCAAAGGtcctgttccttttttctctttcacactTCCTGAAGGACAGTCTGTTTTTACCCTATCTAAATGTTGAAatcttattttgaaaacactcttctttatgtattccttaaaaaaaaaaaaaaagttccataAAAATGTATGTTACTAGAACAGTAGAACTTGATGTAAGTAGTGACTGGTTTTTATTCTTACTCCTGTGCAAATAGCACAGCTCGTGGATGAGTGCATAATGGAATAACTGTGCTCTATAGGTTTATGTGTTAATATCTTACATGGAGTTTTTTGCAATCTTGTGTGTTCTtgtgctctgagcagcagcctctTCTAGCTAGCAACAAAGTTTGCATTAATTTGTTGAGAAGAAGAGTCAGGCCCTGgaatttgttgcattttttataGAATACACAAGATATTAAAAGCCAAATCACTTAACTTGTATCTGAATGTAGTAATTTCTTCTGTGaagttttgctttgaaatactgGCACCATTATAGTTatgtgtgaaagaaaaatctgaagtaaCTTAATTGTGCCTTTCCCACAATAAATACACTCTTTTGTCAGAAATGGTCGCTTTCAACTCACAAACACCATTAGTATAAATTTAGAGAATCTTTTTGTAACTTAGGCAAAATATAATTTAGTGTTCCATGGTAGTATTATGATtgtagttttcattttcaaaacttgTGATTACCAGCAATAGGACATGATTGAAGAAAAGCATCTCCAAAGCCCAGTCTTGGAGGATGAGAGATTTAAGCGACTTGATGTAGACATGTTGGAGGCCACAAACAATTGATGCTTTAGAATTAGaataagaatcatagaatgccagattggaagggacctcaaggatcatctggtccaacctttctaggtaagGCTACAGtttatgagatggctcagcaccctgcaagctgagacttaaaatgGTGCAATGTGGGGGAATCTTCTGCTACCCTTGtgagactattccaatgtctgactgtcAAATTAGTTCAACTGTGTGGAACTTTCTTACAGTTTTTATACAAAATTGTTTTtagaaattttcttttattcagtGTAGTCTTGTTTTGTTATAATTTGTATAAGCTGGGTACTGAGCATGGTAGGATGGAGATTGGTAATGATAGTTAGAACTGACAAAACCTTAGTCAAAGAATATTCAAAGAAAAGCTTAGGTTCTGTGATCCATAGTTTGGCATATTCGTATGTGTAATTGGAAAAATTGGAGTCCTGTGTCCTTTGCATAGGTAAGCCTGCTTTAGAAAATTTGCACTGGCCTTGAGCAATGAAAGTGTGCAGACTGAATTATTGCAAGTTGAATGTCCATCAGCAAAGACAGCCGTCCAGAATAGGTTTTATCAGTTAGTGAATCTACTGAAGAATCTATTCCTTTGTGGGACTTCATGAATTTCCAGTTCTTGTTTCTATTGGAAAAATGAGTTTCACCATTTATTGAAAATGCTTTCTACAAAGGGAAAATTaagtaaggaaataaatattttccaggttTTCCAGGATTGCAGTAACTTTACAAAAAACATATGGACTGTTTCTCCTTTGAATTGTAGGTGGCAGGTTTCCTAGTTTTGAATCAATTCATATGCAGTTACtattacttctgctttttgagCTGTTTATGTAACTCCTTTCTTCAAATGAAGCATTTAGTATATTACTTGAATAACATGTCATTTACTTAATTTATGTTTACATGATTCATAGCAAGGACTAGACAGGGGATTaacctgaactgaaaaaaaaatattttagaaggaTTTCCTGGATTTTTAATTTGACCTTACAAGAAGTTATATTAAAACATAAATGATCGTTGATAGTAACATTGGATAATGTCTATTTATTTCAATCTACAATAAAGGTAAGCAGacaatgaaaatgtaattgaaTATGCAGTTTATTACTGTATAGTGAGACTATCAGAGGCCTTTTCCATTTTATCAAGAGGTTTTGCTACTGAATGATATTAGGTTTCTGAAGTCTTTGATGTTACAGACTATAGACTGTATTATTACACAGGTTATCAGTAGAGATTGCTGTAATTCCATTTCAACTGAATGTTTGTTAGGAAGTAGTAAATTTGCTTTCACTATGCCGCTGCAGAACCAAATAGGGGAAACAAGTTTGTtatatttaaagacaaaataaactAGTTAAGGGAGATGGACTCATTAATCTTTAGGAACATTACATGTGTCAGGAAGTTCCCAAATTTATTAATAACCTAGGTCCAAACTTTCTTACTGTAATCTTCCCCCCCTGCCTTTATGCCTTGGTTTTCATGGGAGGAAGAACCATAGATTCGTATACTGAGGGAGGAATGTTCCAAATTGTCTTAAGAATCAAAATACTGATAGTTGTGAAGATAAAGCCCCTAGATGAATGATGCATTGCTAATGCACTACACAGATAAGTCTAAATTTAGCTAGTGTTATCTCCTGGATGCCTTGTTGACATACTTAAAAACCTAAATCGCTTAAGAGTTCATGTGTAAAACTAGGACTGCATGATTACTCCATTCGCATCTTTCTTTCCAGCACACGCGCTCGctctctctctgtgtgtatatatatatacacacacagaacatatatatatatagggtGTGCACATGAGCACGTGTATTTTGTGAGGGCCTTGTAAGTTATACAGATGTAAAAAGTTGTTTTGCTAAAGCAAGGTTGATGAAAAACAGGACTGAACGCTCCTAGAGGACTGTGAAGCCACAGGCAGTAGACTAATGTAGTTACTGTCCATTTAAAGTGAAATTTATTTATGTGATTTTCATGGTTTCTGTACCAATGTCTGACCCTATGTCTGCCACTGTATCTTCCTAATGTACTTACTAAGATTCTTccattcaattaaaaaaaaaaatcaaaggtaaAATGCCCTCTAAAGAAATTAGTTGGCAGTTTTTGAGGTCTATCATTCCCATTTTTGTGGGTGCTTGCATTCTGCTTTTGTATGTATCTAGTTAATGAGGGACCAGAAAGGAGCTGTGAGATCATTGGAACGAGACTGATACAAGTGCAATGGAATTATAAAATACCAGCTTCAATGCTAAAAAAAAGAGCATAGCATAAGGCTTAACCTTTATATGATGTATCTTACACAGGTTTGTATTTATGCATGATACTTGCACTGTAGGTAGTAGTTTCAGAACTGGAATCGCTTTTAAATATATGGCAACTTAAGTGTATCGTTATTATATGGATGATTGAACCCTCAGCCTTACACAGCACTCTGGGGAAGTGGCTATGAGGAGGTGCTTTACCACCGTTTCAGCTTGTACCTATGAGCTGAACAGTTAGGCAGAAGGTTTTAGATTTGCCAAAGAGGTTGAAATCGCCATGGGACGCCCCGGAGCCTCTGGGCAAGGCTGAGCCCGAGCCCGGGGGTTTCGGGGCCGGGCGGGAGCCGGTGGCCGCGGGAGCTCTCCATGGTGCTCGGGGCTCGGCAGCAGCTCCCCCGGCTCCAGGCTGCAAACtccaaaatgtctttgaaaaccTCACCCAGTCTTCAAGCATCCTGGAAGTTCTCTGTCATCTGAAAGAGACTAGCTCCTAATTCGTCGTTGCAGCTGAAACTTAGTGCACACAGAGAACTGTTTCATGATGCGCACTTACcaaatcagtgaaaagaggTATGACTGCAGTAGTTTAAATGCTAATAAACAAAGCATGTAGCAGTGCACCCTGATGTAGGCTATGTAATTAGTCTGAGTGTGAAATGGTATTGTTTATATATTGCAAAGTTCTCAAGAAGTGGTAGTTTCTGTCACAAATGACTTGGTCAGTTTAGAATTTTCATCTTTGGTGAAATTGGTTTTAGTGGTTCTgatgaaaatagttttattgCCTTTCAAGAACAGTTCATTCCAAGTTGCAGTTTTGTTCCtgggttgttttgctttttttttttttttcaactcacTGAGTAAGGTTTGAGTTAACTAATTGTGTTGTTGGAAGAAATGTTAGGTAAGAGATTCCCTACCTGTATTCAGGAGTTACTTGGttggtattttctttctaatattcACAATGTAAAGGATTATTCTTGCATACTATTTTGTTTGGTAGGGCTTTTTTGCTTATATCATTCCAGAATACGCATTTTTGGAGGATCGTACATAGCagcattttgtttcatgttGCCAGAAAACAGCCTAttcacattttctgtaaaaatataaaacaataaaaatgtgtcTCTTCTTTACAAAAGTAATGAATAGGGAAATATTTCTCCAATGTCAATATTAGCTTTTGAGTCAGCAAATGAAATACTCAGTTTAATATAGCTGAATATTGAACTTAAATTCTACATAGGAGTGCATGGATTACCATAGTTCTATATTTGGTTTTGGATTTCTAGCAGAAGTGTGAATGGATTGGGGTCCGACCTGTAAAGTGCTGAGTATTCTATGACTGTTACAATACCAACTTTATATGATTGCTCTAAATCTTCGTGTTCATCCTTCATATGATACTTAGTATGTatcttcataattttatttattgatgtTCCATGTTTTTAAAGCTAGTGTTCATTCATGCATTTGAGGTGATTAATTTTGTCAGCATTGCATTGATTAAGTTTTGCCTTGCCCCTCAGTACATTGAGTATTTGTTTGTGAACatcctgtggggttttttttgcagaattcTTAGGTTTGTTTGCATCTTATTTGGTATACgtttattttaaactgtcagttctgttttaataaatgtaaatcACCACCTAATGCTTATTTGCCACTTGTTATCCATAAAGCAAATATGCCAATAAAACTTTCCATGATGCACAATTTTTTGTATCCAAATGTGAAATTGTCTTAATAAAATAGCATAAGGGTAGGTAACATTACAACCTCATAAACATTGTGATGTCTTTGGTCTCAAGTACACCAGACCTGGTGTGAGAACCATTTGCTGTCTTCTCCCTAGTGGCTGGGAAAGAATCACTTGGTTATTCCTTtcaaagaatatatttttttaattgacttgCTAGATGAGATTTGGATTTTTTCAGTTGCCTTGAAAAATACTCTATACCAGATATTTAAGTCAGTGTGATCAGCTTACATAAAGTTAACtctctaccttttttttccccaactatATGGAGAGGGCAGTTTATATAGAGCCTATCACAGTGACATCTGTATTAAAtcttttcttcttattatttttaactgtaGGGTATAATATATAACCTAAGCTTGATTTGGGTTTGTTCTCCTTCATAAGGTCAGGGCACTGTTTTATTGATTAAATGATTAAGCAGGAAAAAACGCTGAAgttatatttttcctgtgagCAGAAATTGTAAAAAGGGTTTGATTTCCTGATTTTATTGGCTAAATACAGATGTGTAGAGACcaattcttcttttctttcctctttttagaGGAAAGTTCCTCCTACTGGGCTTTTCTGCTTGTTTCACCACACCCTTTTCAGAGGAAAGTAgatactttttcctttctttctggaTGAAGTTAATTTATGTGCTGAGTCTGCAAAATTTCTTGTTGCAACTGAGATTCCACGGTAGACCTCATGCTGGCTTCCTCTTTATTCTAGCTCACCATGAACCACTACAATTAGACAGGagacaggagaaaacaaagaaacaaataaagccCCAACAAAAACCTAAGTAGCTACCGAATAAAACCTATCATAAAGCCAACATCTGTTTTGCTCAGCACAAAGCTGAAGAGATGGAActggaaggaaacaaataaCTAGCGAGGAGAGTTTTACTCCTGCATCTTATGCTAAAGAACTACAGGTATAATACAGACCCATTTGATGGTGTAAAGTGAGATTTGAGTATTCTTTTACAGTGGTCTTCATGATCTGGCTTCTAAAGCACcagaaattattctttctcATTATAAACCACAGAGCACCTGCCTCATTCTTGCTGTTAGAAAGGTGCAAGATTACCTTACTTGTAGAGGTTAGTTGCCCCTTTCTGCTTCCTCATAATCCTTTGCAACAATAGTACTAACATTCTTTTTACTAATTCAGATATCTAAGTTGTCTTCATCTGCCACCTTCACATAAATTCCATCTATTTCTAAATCATGGTTTTGACCTACTCATATTCCTCCTTTGCAGTGTCCAAATTAATAAATAAGTGGCAGTGGCAGCAAGGCGGATGTAGTGCTGATACCCTACAAGGTTTTCATCCCTTCACcccttcctgcagagctgtcacATTTGTAATTTCAGGAGATTGCAGAGGAGGTTCTCCAATGGAAGGAACAaatcaaagagcagaaaacattGTGTTCAGTAGTTAGTGTGTGAGTGCTAATTTATAAAATATGGCAATAAGAATCAGAAAGGCAGGATATTTATTAAGAGAAGCAATCAGAAAAAAGCCCACAGTATCATAATCACTCAGGTTTCTGCTCTGGATCTAACCTTGGTCTTTCCCCCAGATAGACCTGAAATGATGTGATTTGCCTCAAGTTTTAAGTTGTGGGCAGCAGCTAAAGTCATTCAAGCTGTCTGAATTTCCAGGTTTGTAGTAGCTAATGTCACATATGTGTTTTAATTCCCACTGACCTTTCCTTGTGAAGTGATTATTGTGAGACCGTGGCTTTCAACTGttcctgaatttaaaaaaaaaagcaaaacaaacaaacaaacaaaaaaccccaaacaattgTGCTTCAGTCTCAGAGACCAATTTAATCTTCAGTCTCCTGGGACTTCTTTCAGAGAATGGATTTCCAGAGAAGTCCTTACAATAGTGGTTCTCTTATCTGCAGATTGATGTTAGGAAATCTGTTTGCATTTCCCGTAATGTGAGAGTTGtgggttgggtttggttggttttttttaagtgcttggAGTTGCAATTTCTTACATCCAAAGCTAAAGGGAATATGTGAAACCTCAATCACAGTTTTACCAAGATCCTACTCCTACCTCAAGAAGTCTCTTCACCATAAATAGTTGGGGGATTGGAGGAGGTGTATTCCAGGAAAGGGTAACAGTatgtttgttttgctctttaCTTCTTCCCTCACCATTAGCAGGCATGTTGTGTTTTATGGATTCAGTACAGCAGATCTTATTCCAGTCAAAGGAGATCTGTACAGTTGTTACAGTAGTTTGAAGCACATCCCATCTTTTTTTAAGGTCTTTGTTCTGAAGAGCAAAAAATGTTCTGAGTAGATCCACAAAAAATTTCTTCTAGCACATATAAAACAATATATGTAACCCTCCACAGAACCAGGAAACAGCAGGCTGACTTGACTAAAGATTTTTAGTCCAAGGCAGATACCTGGTATGGAAATGTCTACCTAAACTAGCCAGCTTATAAGCAATTAACAAATAGGTATTTTATGATGGGAAGACCCAAGCTGCTGGAGGTTACATTATCAGCTGTGCTTTTGATGTCTAGCTGTGAACAAAAGCTAAAGAGGAGTAATGACACCTGGAAAAGTCAACAGCCCAATTTCGtagaagacaaatattttattaccaAAAGAGTTGTAATATCAAAGTAAGAAATTGCCAAAGAGTTACAAACCActataaaaatacttctatttaTCCAAAATTAAATATGAACACTTCATTAGTTAAATGCCAATATATTATTCTCTTAAAATATTCACACATTTTAAGTCATGTTTGTCTAACATGTTGAACACGTTATATAAAATAGTTGCATATAAGAGATCACAATCTGAGCTAAGAAATGCTAGCTCCTCCTGCAGCTAACTGTAGGATAACCAAATACACAAGGCTAGTGCTGTTTCCAGTCAGCTGAACAAACTTACATGCAGGATTCTCCTTTTTCACCTTCCATAGGTCTCACTGTCTTGCCTTTACTTCAGCCAGTAGAAGTGTGCTGCATCTCTCAAAAAACAGTACTCTTcctaagtttttaaaaaagtcaaccttttccctatttttcaaaacataaagCAGTTTGCAGACCCATTAGATACCTATGCTGAAAACACTATTCCATCAGCAGAACAGACCCAAGGTCAGCTGCTTCTTTGGGAAATTGTTCCTTTCAGTCCTTGATGTGTTTCATACAGACAAAGAAACCAGATACTTTTCCATACTGTCTTCTTCACCTGCAGCTTGTAAGATGTTACTATAAATTGCAGTAGACAGGTACAAAGATTGCTTTCATACCATGGTATTATAAAGTTACTCAAAAGATCAGAAGATTCAAAGTAGTTTCCAGAGGACGAAGGTGAGACACAGCCTTCTGTGGAGTTGTTTGTTTCCAACACTTTGTGTTTTACTTCTACTTCTTGGACCAGATGGCTTTTAAAGgccccctccaacccaaaccattctgtgattctctgactTCAGCAGCTTGATTTAGCCATTTCTGTTTATTCCATCTCCAGGAACAAGGTACAGTAGCTTTCCATCCTCATTCCAGCATAAAGTCTTCATATAAGCGAGCAGAGTTACTCGAAGAATGCATATAAAATGCAAAGATACCAAGTAATGccactttgaaagaaaagagcagGATTCACTTGGAATCacctggaaattattttttcaaatttattccAGCATGATCGAAGGCtagatatattttctttcagttcacAAAATTCTtggttacattttttttttgactgttcACCTGTTTCTGTATCTTCTTTACTATGTATGTTTACCTGTGTacaaacctgaaaaaataataagtttGGATTGTTGAGAATTGCTTGTTCTTTTCAtatacacatcttttaaaagaaactgatTCCATGACATCTCATTAAATAATGGAGGTGCCTTACAGGGGAATTAAGCTAGAAAGCTGGACTACTCACAAGAAGTGATGTTCTTGCTCTGTGCACagggctgctgcctcccctgcctaccaaactgggaggctgcagctctAACACACAGCAAACAGGGACAGCTGGCATGGGTGTGTGCAAACCAGAGCATGTGCATCCTCTGTGAGGGGGTTAAAATTTATCTTCTCTTATTTGAGAGACTGGAACAATAAAGCAAATTCAATTATGAGCCAAACTTCAAAAGAGATGACTGCATGTGTGGTGCCTTGAGAAGGGTAGAAGACCTGTCCCCAGAGGATGGTGCTGTGGCCTAGTGCTCAGGATCTCATCCAGAGACAACACGACTGTGGCTCTTCTCCATACTCAGTGACTGTCATTTTTACCAAATTACTTTAACTGgtctttaaataaaatgaggCCTCCACGAGGTCGTGCAGGAGTTTGAAGGATGACAATCGCTGTCTTCTACAACTTAACAGGGATACCTTTTGTGATAAGGCAAATGTTGGATTCACCATAGGTGGCTAAGCAAAATACAGGCACCAACATTACTTTCAAGATCTGGTCCTAGATTATATGAGTTTCCccatttcaaagagaaaaataattaattaaatgccACCTTCAACCCCAGTATTTAAGCCAATcataaataattatattctcTAGTGCCTATGGTGAGTCTTTTTGATGTTGgtcaatatttttttgtgttcaaCAGGTAACTTTAGAAAAGAATGCTCTTCTTTTGCTATGGTAGTCTGTAGGTCAATTGTGCTAGATTTGAGTGACACATCAAAGAGCAGGTTCTGCCAGTGACTACaaatccaaatattttcatatctAACTGTTCTTTTTAGTTAGAGGTACTGTTGTTAAAATAAACATCAAAAGAGTTATGGAAACGAGAAACTCCCAATAATTGTTTGTTGAAACAAACCAAATTAGACATTAATCTTAGGGTAGAACCCCAATGAGAAGTAACAACTATGATTTTACACTAGAGAAGTTAAAAGCCTTTGTCACACAAGTGTGATTCTAGTCTTTTACTGGAAAATTAAGTCAAGTATTTCAGTACTAAACCAGGGTACAGATCATCATTATAGGCTTCTAGATCATTGTCTTACTTAGTCTTGGCACTGGGCTTGATATCTGTTCCAAGACATATGCTGCACAGAGCAAAAGTTGTCATATGTATAGCACATGCATGATAGTTGAGCCTTTGAGAGGTAGATAAAATGGTCTGTGTTTTAAGAGCTCTAAGGAATAAGCCACATACTCCCAATAAACTGTAGACCATCACCACCactcaccttttcttttttatttctttcacatttgCACTGTAGAACCTGTAATGTCCCACATGAGACTAACGCTGCTTTCCGTCTAAAGtctttgctgattttttgcTTATGAAAGAATTTGAGCATGTTGCATGCCATACTCTGTAGTGATTCTACTTCCTGTGAAGAGAGCAAGAAAAGTACATCCTGAGAAGTCTGTGCACCAATAATTCTTAATGTTGGTTTGTCTTTAACCCTCCATCAGTTACCATTAGTTTCTTTCGCTTTCATACTGCAAATCTTTTCTAATAAAACACATGACTAATCTGACCTACCCACCAactcttcaaaatatttaaagtatcAGTTTTTAGTAGTAATAATAGCATAAGGCTGCTGGGAGAAGTCATGGCTATAATGAAATCAGCCAATGCAGTTAGGAAAACAGTGAATGAATTTTGGAGTCAGTCCTTTCATCAAGTTGTGATGAAATTTGTGGCAACAGCTGAAAATTGTTCCTTCTGTCATTTGATATCTgttcaaaaaattatttttaaatttttcagatCTGAAATAAGAAGCTTAGCTTACAggattttctgtagaaaaatgaaaacagatgttgggaattttttatgtttccttCCATTGACAAAATAAAGAAAGTACTGTTTtggatttaaaattttaaagaatctttatagtaggaaaaaaataatcttggatATAAAATggcttaatattttaatttttaaaatatcaatttACTTGAAAAACAGTGTGATTCCAAATTCAAAAAAGGAACAAGGCTCAATATCATGATTTGACTATTTAAAGGTACAATTACTCACTATCACAATATGTTATTCAGGGACTGACCTGTACAAAGAGCCCATTTGAGTTTGTATTCTCTATAGTACATTCTGAGAAGTTAAATTTTACCTGAGTATCATTGCAGAAAAACACTTTgctattttcatgttttttattCTTGCAGCACCTGTCACGATACTCTGCAGACATATTTACCTGTAAAATATCACATATGTTTAAACACGGAAGTACTTTTAATCAAGTGAGCCAAGTTTCTCATGAACACCTGCTGATGTCAACATTAAATAGTTCTGTAGTGTCTCCTCAGGTGTAGCAGGGTCAGGGTACAGTTCTGAActtttccttggaaaacaggcaaggaaaattaaaatccagCTAGGATTCCTAAacatattcacagaatcacatcaAATCACAAAGTAGCTGATGTTGGAAGAGagctctggaggtcatctggtaCTTAAGCAGGGCCACTTAGAGCTGGTTGCCCAGGATTCTATCCAGGtagatttttaatatctccagagatggagactccaccacctccctggacaacttgtgccagtgcttggtcaccctcacagtgaaaaattgtTTCTGGATGTTCAGAAGGAACCTCCAGTGTTTCAGTTTGCGCTCATAGCCTCTGGTTCTATCACTGGGCAACACCAAAAGGCTCAGTTCTCTTTGTACCCTCTCAGaaggtatttatagacatggATGAGATCTccctgagtcttctcttctccaggcggAAATGTCCCAGCTCTCTTAACCTTTCTTTATTggacagatgctccagtcccttcatcatctttgtggccctttgctAGATTTTCTCCAATAGCTCTGTATTTCTCTCATACTGGGAAAccaagaactggacacaaatCTATTTTAAACCTTCATATTCTAttgaattgccttttttttttctggcattttaaaacatacagGAATATTTAAATCTTACGCAGACATCAAATACATGTCAATGTTTGTCTCAATAAATACATGCCCTAGGCATCTAAGCAGATAGTAGCAATCACTTTGCACATACACT
This Apus apus isolate bApuApu2 chromosome 2, bApuApu2.pri.cur, whole genome shotgun sequence DNA region includes the following protein-coding sequences:
- the IL7 gene encoding interleukin-7 isoform X1; protein product: MFHAFFRTIFRVLPLLLVLSPVNSSSCAMGNKTTEIRMKYENILSHDINELVNMSAEYRDRCCKNKKHENSKVFFCNDTQEVESLQSMACNMLKFFHKQKISKDFRRKAALVSCGTLQVLQCKCERNKKEKVCTQVNIHSKEDTETGEQSKKKCNQEFCELKENISSLRSCWNKFEKIISR
- the IL7 gene encoding interleukin-7 isoform X2, whose translation is MFHAFFRTIFRVLPLLLVLSPVNSSSCAMGNKTTEIRMKYENILSHDINELEVESLQSMACNMLKFFHKQKISKDFRRKAALVSCGTLQVLQCKCERNKKEKVCTQVNIHSKEDTETGEQSKKKCNQEFCELKENISSLRSCWNKFEKIISR